In Argonema galeatum A003/A1, one genomic interval encodes:
- a CDS encoding sulfotransferase family protein: protein MTNLVSTPKEDSRELHKKQSTMIFGCGLSRTGNKSLGDALRILGYNSVKYPKSIDDLVSEYNAAVDITVVAWLDELDTRFPDAKWILTIRDIESWLKSCEKWFGRTLDEYPEYKQDYLRHYRRIVYGSDTFDAKLWQSVYHQHIERVTNKFKARSGQLLVMNICQGESWEKLCTFIGKEIPNAPFPSIS, encoded by the coding sequence ATGACAAATTTAGTATCAACGCCAAAAGAAGATAGCAGAGAATTACATAAAAAGCAATCGACAATGATATTTGGCTGCGGTTTATCCCGTACTGGGAATAAAAGCCTTGGTGATGCCTTAAGAATATTGGGATATAACTCTGTAAAATATCCTAAATCTATAGATGATTTGGTCAGCGAGTATAATGCGGCTGTTGACATTACAGTTGTTGCTTGGCTTGACGAGCTGGATACCCGGTTTCCCGATGCTAAATGGATATTAACCATTCGAGATATAGAATCCTGGTTAAAATCATGTGAAAAATGGTTTGGTCGTACATTAGATGAATATCCTGAATATAAACAAGATTATCTGCGTCACTATAGGCGAATCGTTTATGGATCTGATACTTTTGATGCTAAACTGTGGCAATCTGTTTATCACCAGCATATTGAGAGAGTGACGAACAAATTTAAGGCCCGATCGGGCCAGTTGTTAGTTATGAATATATGTCAGGGAGAATCCTGGGAAAAATTATGCACTTTCATTGGCAAGGAGATACCCAATGCACCATTTCCAAGCATCAGCTAA
- a CDS encoding sulfotransferase: MGDNLKKAVFICGAGHSGSTLLGLILGSHSDCFYCGEGQKTNFLQNQTKAISKRVCKICGANCPVWSDLKLSERVNLYEQISAKAQKPIIIDSSKGRQWLQKQLESLKNTDIKQYLIFLQRDGRAVINSRITKYPEKNFKYLIEEWVAKGQMTNELFNNFDHKKIKIRYEVLATQPESVTQKLCNFLDIEYQPEMLKYYEHEHHPLGGNNGTQFLVAKAQREKIKDPFVKVGEYKKDYYENHELGIKLDLRWQKELDPSVERLFEEMAGKENAEMKWEV, encoded by the coding sequence ATGGGGGATAATCTGAAAAAGGCAGTTTTTATATGTGGAGCAGGTCACTCTGGATCTACGCTTTTAGGACTCATCCTAGGTAGCCACAGCGATTGCTTTTATTGCGGAGAAGGACAAAAAACCAACTTTCTGCAAAATCAAACCAAGGCAATAAGTAAAAGAGTTTGCAAAATTTGCGGTGCCAATTGCCCCGTCTGGAGCGATTTGAAGCTTAGCGAGCGCGTCAACCTCTACGAGCAAATATCCGCTAAAGCCCAAAAACCCATTATTATTGATTCATCAAAAGGTAGACAATGGCTGCAAAAACAACTAGAAAGCCTCAAAAATACCGATATAAAACAATATCTTATCTTTCTGCAAAGAGACGGTAGAGCGGTGATTAACTCCCGAATTACAAAGTATCCTGAAAAAAATTTTAAATATTTAATTGAGGAATGGGTTGCTAAAGGCCAAATGACAAATGAGCTATTTAATAATTTTGACCATAAAAAGATAAAGATACGCTATGAAGTTCTAGCGACGCAGCCAGAATCAGTTACTCAAAAGCTTTGTAACTTTTTAGACATAGAGTATCAACCAGAAATGCTGAAGTACTACGAACACGAGCATCATCCACTAGGTGGAAACAACGGCACTCAGTTTTTAGTGGCAAAGGCACAAAGAGAAAAAATTAAAGATCCATTTGTCAAGGTTGGAGAGTATAAAAAAGATTATTACGAAAACCATGAATTGGGGATAAAGTTAGATTTGCGTTGGCAGAAAGAACTTGATCCAAGCGTTGAACGCCTCTTTGAAGAAATGGCAGGTAAAGAGAACGCCGAAATGAAATGGGAAGTTTAA
- a CDS encoding DNA cytosine methyltransferase, whose protein sequence is MNSKKRPIGVDLFAGAGGMTLGFEQAGFDVLAAVELDPIHCATHEFNFPFWSILCRDITNITGAQIRERSGIGDRDIDVVFGGSPCQGFSLIGKRGLDDPRNALVFHFQRLVIELNPKFFVFENVPGLTLGKHKEFLLEIIEYFIDNGYQVEENYKVLNSANYGVPQNRSRLFLLGCRNGLSLPKYPEPITAINKRTAGKNNVNIFSYLPPVPTVWDAIGDLPKVEIYSDLLKRDWVIAKYNKPSDYAFKLRGIHSVDKDYSYGRKFDWRILTSSWRTNHSLEAINRFQETEPGKIENISHFYKLNPEGICNTLRAGTASNLGAFTSPRPIHPFIPRCITVREAARLHSYPDWFRFHVTKWHGFRQVGNSVPPLLAKAIASEIICALGVFPVKPKRKKHLANEELLRLNMFHAAQRYGVSPHAIEPRKRRNTAFKEKE, encoded by the coding sequence ATGAACAGCAAAAAACGACCTATTGGTGTAGATTTATTCGCTGGCGCAGGTGGCATGACCCTTGGCTTTGAACAAGCTGGGTTTGATGTGCTAGCTGCTGTGGAATTAGACCCAATTCATTGTGCCACGCACGAATTCAACTTCCCATTTTGGTCGATCTTGTGCCGGGATATCACAAACATTACTGGCGCACAAATTAGAGAGCGTTCTGGGATTGGCGATCGCGATATCGATGTTGTGTTTGGCGGTTCCCCTTGCCAAGGATTTTCGCTTATAGGAAAACGCGGTTTAGACGACCCGCGCAACGCTCTTGTATTTCATTTCCAGCGCTTAGTTATAGAGCTAAATCCTAAGTTTTTTGTGTTTGAGAATGTGCCAGGACTTACACTTGGCAAACATAAGGAGTTCCTCTTAGAAATTATTGAATATTTTATAGATAACGGCTATCAAGTAGAAGAGAATTACAAAGTTCTCAACTCTGCCAATTACGGAGTACCGCAGAATCGATCCCGATTATTTCTTCTAGGATGTCGTAATGGTTTATCTTTGCCCAAATATCCAGAACCGATTACAGCTATTAACAAGCGTACAGCAGGCAAAAATAATGTAAATATTTTCTCTTATTTGCCACCTGTTCCAACTGTTTGGGATGCTATAGGAGACTTGCCAAAAGTAGAAATATATTCCGATTTGTTGAAAAGAGACTGGGTTATTGCAAAGTATAATAAGCCCAGCGATTATGCTTTTAAACTTCGGGGTATCCATTCTGTAGATAAAGATTATTCTTATGGACGCAAATTTGATTGGAGAATACTAACTTCAAGTTGGCGTACTAACCATTCCCTAGAAGCTATTAACAGATTTCAGGAAACAGAACCGGGCAAAATAGAAAATATCAGTCACTTTTATAAACTCAATCCAGAAGGAATTTGTAACACCCTAAGAGCTGGAACTGCTAGCAATCTCGGTGCTTTCACATCACCTCGACCGATTCACCCATTCATACCGCGATGTATCACTGTACGAGAAGCAGCGCGGTTGCACTCCTACCCCGACTGGTTCAGGTTTCACGTGACAAAATGGCACGGTTTTCGTCAAGTGGGAAATTCAGTTCCACCTTTGTTAGCAAAAGCAATAGCTTCAGAAATTATCTGCGCCTTGGGGGTATTTCCAGTTAAACCTAAGAGAAAAAAGCATTTGGCAAATGAAGAATTACTCCGACTAAATATGTTCCACGCCGCTCAACGTTACGGTGTGAGTCCCCACGCGATCGAGCCAAGAAAAAGGCGTAACACAGCTTTTAAAGAAAAAGAATAA
- a CDS encoding phytanoyl-CoA dioxygenase family protein, whose product MADYLAGNVPTAEQLDEWITFFHANGFLVIHNVLTPEQCELLRHDLDEALSEEVGQKKARNSRKIMKRMFEHSQPNLNLFELEPVVTFAEHLIGETNGSGYSLSDGIPNANAIHVIHNNSFKVSPETDGLAGNKWHQDDTPHILSLDGKPLTNVRLNVLAFTANYYLTDVLRVENGPTQVIPGSHLFGKLCDGDISGYEDKIYSCLGAMGSVVCFNNQVWHRGSRNDSQVTRYITQVTYAKRLVGHKYYPFMNYQMPSHCYEGASSRLKQLLGFLPNGAYG is encoded by the coding sequence ATGGCTGATTATTTAGCTGGTAATGTGCCAACAGCAGAACAACTGGATGAATGGATTACATTTTTTCATGCTAATGGTTTTCTTGTTATTCACAATGTTTTAACACCAGAACAATGCGAGTTACTGAGACATGATTTAGATGAAGCTCTGAGCGAAGAGGTTGGTCAGAAAAAAGCTAGAAACTCTCGAAAGATAATGAAGCGAATGTTTGAGCATTCCCAACCTAATTTAAATCTTTTTGAATTAGAGCCAGTCGTAACATTTGCAGAACATTTAATTGGGGAAACTAATGGATCGGGATACTCGCTCTCTGATGGCATACCCAATGCTAATGCGATCCATGTAATCCACAATAATTCTTTTAAAGTTTCTCCAGAAACAGATGGACTTGCTGGCAATAAATGGCATCAGGATGATACGCCACATATCCTATCTCTTGACGGTAAACCTTTAACGAATGTTCGGCTAAACGTGCTGGCATTTACTGCCAATTATTACTTGACGGATGTTCTAAGGGTGGAGAATGGGCCTACGCAAGTTATACCTGGTTCGCATTTGTTTGGAAAACTTTGTGATGGGGATATTTCGGGATATGAAGATAAAATTTATAGCTGTTTAGGGGCTATGGGTTCTGTCGTGTGTTTCAATAATCAAGTGTGGCATAGAGGTTCGAGAAATGATTCGCAGGTTACTAGATACATTACGCAGGTGACTTACGCTAAAAGGTTAGTCGGACATAAGTATTATCCATTTATGAATTACCAAATGCCGAGTCATTGTTACGAAGGTGCAAGTTCTAGGTTAAAACAATTATTGGGATTTTTGCCCAATGGTGCTTACGGGTGA
- the recO gene encoding DNA repair protein RecO, with protein MSRIYKATGINLKSMPLGESDRVLTILTSEFGLIRAVAPGSRKHHSKLGGRSALFVVNELLIAKGRSLDKITQAETLESYPGLSQNLAKLAASQYLAEMVLCCALSEQPQEELFGLLNTHLGRLEQLPSTTDNKSFIVVAHLAHAVFHILALSGIAPQVQACAVTQELLTPDFTTADWRVGFSIAAGGTVSLPALARLQAEGRLSAPGRLKVSRSLYTAQEVPVAVILGNATNSKGGIPALMAESKGEIIPPLQTVVHQQEKPMLNTQLGAQDLALLQQLAKPQLPSMQDNSSHLLFCDPSWLSVERILRHYTQYQFGRQIRSAALMDTFFA; from the coding sequence ATGAGTCGAATTTACAAAGCAACTGGTATTAATCTCAAGAGTATGCCTCTGGGCGAGTCAGACCGCGTGCTGACGATTTTGACGTCGGAATTTGGCTTGATTCGTGCAGTAGCACCGGGTTCTCGCAAGCACCATTCTAAGCTGGGCGGTAGGAGTGCGTTGTTTGTGGTGAACGAGCTACTGATTGCTAAAGGGCGATCGCTCGATAAAATTACTCAAGCGGAAACTTTAGAATCTTATCCCGGCCTAAGTCAAAATTTGGCAAAACTAGCTGCCAGCCAATATCTGGCTGAAATGGTACTCTGCTGTGCCTTGAGCGAACAACCTCAAGAAGAACTGTTTGGCTTGCTAAATACACATTTGGGACGTTTGGAGCAGTTGCCCAGCACGACTGACAACAAATCGTTTATTGTCGTAGCTCATCTTGCCCATGCCGTCTTTCACATCCTAGCCCTCTCCGGGATTGCTCCCCAGGTTCAGGCTTGTGCCGTCACCCAGGAGCTTTTGACCCCAGATTTCACGACAGCAGACTGGCGCGTCGGTTTTAGCATCGCAGCTGGTGGAACGGTAAGTTTGCCAGCCTTAGCGCGTTTGCAAGCAGAAGGGCGTTTATCCGCTCCCGGACGCTTGAAGGTGTCGAGATCGCTGTACACTGCACAAGAAGTGCCAGTTGCTGTCATCCTGGGAAATGCTACCAATTCCAAAGGAGGCATCCCAGCCCTTATGGCAGAGAGTAAAGGCGAAATCATCCCGCCACTACAGACTGTCGTTCATCAGCAAGAAAAACCGATGCTCAATACCCAGCTAGGCGCTCAAGATCTGGCACTACTCCAGCAGCTAGCAAAGCCGCAACTGCCTTCTATGCAAGACAATTCATCTCATTTACTTTTTTGCGATCCCAGCTGGTTATCTGTAGAACGAATTTTGCGCCACTATACCCAATATCAGTTTGGGCGGCAGATTCGCTCCGCTGCTTTGATGGATACCTTTTTTGCTTAA
- the deoC gene encoding deoxyribose-phosphate aldolase has translation MAATLPDIDIAPFIEHTLLNPTATPDRVRQWCEEAERFDFATVCVYPAYVRLAAEFLHGKTPKVCTVIGFPSGATTSAVKLYEAQEAVENGAAELDVVINLGWLKTGQTSEVHREIAEICEETGQPVKAILETALLTDAEKRLAAEICMDAGVQFLKTSTGLYAGATVADVKLLREVTKGGVGIKASGGILTIDQAIELIIAGATRLGTSRGPDLLHQRHNLKKEPRE, from the coding sequence ATGGCGGCGACTCTGCCAGACATTGATATTGCTCCATTTATAGAACACACCCTGCTGAATCCAACGGCTACCCCAGATCGAGTACGGCAGTGGTGTGAAGAAGCAGAACGGTTTGACTTTGCGACAGTTTGTGTGTATCCTGCCTACGTGCGCTTAGCAGCTGAGTTTCTGCACGGCAAGACACCAAAGGTATGTACTGTAATAGGTTTCCCCTCCGGGGCGACAACTTCGGCGGTGAAACTCTACGAGGCGCAAGAAGCAGTAGAAAATGGTGCCGCCGAGTTAGATGTCGTTATCAATCTGGGATGGTTGAAAACTGGCCAAACAAGCGAAGTGCATCGTGAAATTGCCGAAATTTGCGAGGAAACCGGGCAACCCGTCAAAGCTATTTTAGAAACCGCCCTCCTGACAGATGCAGAGAAACGACTAGCTGCGGAAATATGTATGGATGCTGGTGTGCAATTTTTGAAGACTAGCACTGGCTTGTACGCTGGTGCAACAGTTGCAGACGTGAAATTGCTCAGGGAAGTAACTAAAGGAGGTGTTGGCATAAAGGCGTCGGGAGGCATCCTCACCATAGACCAGGCGATCGAATTAATTATCGCCGGAGCAACGCGTTTAGGCACGTCTCGCGGCCCCGATCTACTACATCAGCGCCATAACCTGAAGAAGGAGCCAAGGGAATAG
- a CDS encoding cation diffusion facilitator family transporter has protein sequence MSDRHNHEQANYSRAFAIGIALNSGFVICEAVFGILSHSLALLADAGHNLSDVLGLLLAWGASILARRPTTPRYTYGLRRSSILAALFNAIFLLLAVGAIAWEAIQRFFEPSLVRGDMVIGVAAVGIAINTATALLFMSGRKGDLNIRAAFWHMASDALVSLGVVLAGIAILVTGWLWFDPVVSLIIVAVIVVGTWELLKDSVNLALDAVPEAIEPLAVQTYLVELPGVAQVHDLHIWGMSTTEIALTAHLVIPEGHPGDAFLAKVTQDLHDRFGIEHATLQVETGSSGNLCSQISCSNR, from the coding sequence ATGTCCGATCGTCACAACCACGAACAAGCAAATTACAGCCGCGCCTTTGCGATCGGCATTGCCCTCAACAGCGGGTTTGTTATCTGCGAGGCTGTTTTTGGCATCCTGAGTCACTCCCTGGCGCTTCTAGCCGATGCAGGCCATAATCTGAGCGATGTTCTGGGACTGCTGCTGGCTTGGGGAGCCTCCATTCTCGCCCGTCGCCCCACCACGCCGCGTTACACCTACGGGCTGCGTCGTTCTTCCATTTTGGCCGCTCTTTTCAATGCTATTTTCCTACTTCTCGCCGTAGGTGCGATCGCCTGGGAAGCTATCCAACGCTTTTTTGAGCCTAGCTTAGTGCGCGGTGATATGGTGATCGGAGTGGCAGCTGTCGGGATTGCCATTAACACGGCTACTGCCTTACTCTTTATGTCAGGCCGCAAGGGAGATTTGAACATTCGCGCCGCCTTCTGGCACATGGCTAGCGATGCTCTAGTATCTCTTGGTGTTGTATTGGCTGGTATCGCTATTCTGGTAACTGGTTGGCTTTGGTTCGACCCAGTTGTGAGCTTGATTATCGTTGCAGTTATTGTTGTTGGAACTTGGGAACTGCTAAAGGACTCGGTTAACTTGGCGTTGGACGCAGTACCGGAAGCGATCGAACCCCTAGCTGTGCAAACTTACTTAGTCGAACTTCCTGGTGTGGCTCAAGTCCACGACTTGCATATCTGGGGAATGAGTACAACTGAGATAGCACTCACCGCTCATTTGGTGATACCGGAAGGACATCCCGGCGATGCTTTTTTAGCTAAGGTAACCCAGGATCTTCACGATCGCTTCGGCATCGAACACGCTACCCTCCAAGTAGAAACAGGTAGTTCTGGAAACCTCTGCTCGCAAATATCTTGTTCTAATCGATGA
- a CDS encoding MFS transporter, with translation MMQWFDSDLETPILSLSPPTFREAIPELANGEWVKGNGKNYDSTPVPNSRFLISQIQNNLTEETASMPTTVSDLSLNANKRSINNVDQGETSFKEKPFVKDIVESNDLLAGNNGFVPPTSNGLASTESEAESALKSQENKEASDRETVAELGFVPVLKNRNFLALWSGQVFSQLADKVYLVLMIALIARQFHTQNQTLSAWVSAIMMAFTIPAVLFGSVAGVFVDRWPKRTVLVVTNLLRGGLVMALPSLLWISHGWGSLGGLPGGFCLMLVVTFLVSTLTQFFAPAEQAAIPLVVERRHLLSANSLYTTTMMGSVIIGFAVGEPLLALADTIADKLGAGTNFGRELLVGGSYAIAGLILLLLKTGEKTSPTEHEPPHILADLRDGLLYLKQQRRIRAALLQLIILFSVFAALSVLAVSLAAGIPEMKPSQFGFLMAAGGVGMGIGAAILGHWGQRFSHTWLSLCGSAGVAASLIGLSLFTENLWIVLLLITLMGAFGSLVAVPMQTTIQKETPPEMRGMVFGLQNNAINIALTLPLALAGVAETFFGLKTVFLGLAAAAIAGGLFTWYICRTSSHTLTKADKPTC, from the coding sequence ATGATGCAATGGTTTGATTCTGATTTGGAAACACCAATTTTGTCCCTTAGCCCCCCAACCTTCAGAGAGGCGATACCGGAACTGGCGAATGGGGAATGGGTAAAGGGTAATGGGAAAAATTATGACTCTACGCCGGTTCCCAATTCTCGATTTTTAATATCCCAAATTCAGAATAACCTCACGGAGGAAACAGCATCAATGCCAACTACAGTGAGCGATCTATCTTTAAACGCAAATAAGCGATCGATAAATAATGTTGACCAGGGCGAAACCTCTTTTAAAGAAAAACCCTTTGTGAAGGATATAGTAGAATCCAACGACTTGTTGGCAGGAAACAACGGCTTCGTCCCACCAACCTCTAACGGTCTCGCTTCAACAGAATCTGAGGCCGAATCCGCTCTAAAAAGCCAGGAGAATAAGGAAGCTTCCGATCGGGAAACCGTCGCCGAACTTGGCTTTGTCCCTGTTCTGAAAAACCGTAACTTCTTAGCGCTCTGGAGCGGTCAAGTTTTTTCCCAACTGGCGGATAAAGTGTACTTAGTGCTGATGATTGCGCTGATTGCCAGACAATTTCACACACAAAATCAGACGCTCAGCGCTTGGGTATCGGCAATTATGATGGCCTTTACCATCCCTGCGGTACTGTTTGGTTCTGTCGCTGGCGTATTTGTCGATCGCTGGCCGAAACGGACGGTGCTAGTAGTGACAAATCTCCTGCGTGGTGGCTTAGTGATGGCTTTGCCATCGCTGCTGTGGATTTCTCACGGCTGGGGATCGCTGGGGGGGTTGCCAGGGGGATTCTGTCTGATGCTGGTAGTGACATTTTTGGTTTCCACCCTAACTCAGTTTTTTGCACCTGCGGAACAGGCAGCAATTCCTCTGGTGGTGGAACGTCGGCATTTACTGTCGGCTAACTCGCTTTATACCACCACAATGATGGGATCTGTGATTATTGGCTTTGCGGTGGGCGAACCCCTGCTGGCTCTAGCAGACACGATCGCGGACAAGTTAGGTGCTGGAACGAACTTCGGCAGAGAATTGCTGGTGGGAGGCTCTTATGCGATCGCCGGTCTGATTCTGCTGCTGCTCAAAACAGGTGAAAAAACTAGCCCCACCGAACACGAACCCCCACACATTCTGGCAGACCTGCGGGACGGATTGCTGTATCTAAAACAACAGCGCCGTATCCGCGCCGCCTTGCTCCAACTAATAATTTTGTTTTCTGTATTTGCGGCTCTCTCAGTTCTCGCGGTGAGCCTAGCCGCAGGGATTCCAGAAATGAAACCCTCCCAATTTGGCTTTTTAATGGCTGCTGGAGGCGTTGGCATGGGCATCGGTGCGGCAATTTTAGGTCACTGGGGTCAACGATTTTCCCATACCTGGCTCAGTCTCTGCGGTTCTGCGGGAGTGGCTGCTTCGCTGATAGGTCTGTCCCTATTCACTGAGAATCTCTGGATTGTCCTGCTGCTGATAACCCTGATGGGAGCCTTTGGCTCATTGGTGGCCGTACCGATGCAAACCACCATTCAAAAAGAAACTCCTCCCGAAATGCGGGGGATGGTGTTTGGGCTTCAGAACAATGCGATTAATATTGCGCTGACTTTGCCTTTGGCCTTAGCTGGGGTAGCAGAAACTTTCTTCGGCTTAAAGACTGTTTTTTTGGGTTTAGCAGCAGCTGCGATCGCAGGAGGGCTATTTACCTGGTATATTTGCCGTACAAGCTCCCACACGTTAACAAAAGCTGACAAACCCACTTGCTAA
- a CDS encoding antitoxin Xre/MbcA/ParS toxin-binding domain-containing protein, with protein MSPKLLEHTIVEAHDAATGKLDAVRLAETLGFSTEEMAQILKRTSRGLRKNPDSDKLQDDMVRLESLIVRLRYLLDGSIEYVRIWLRSPHPILGGDTPMSCLLERKLESVELLVHAMETGQPL; from the coding sequence ATGTCTCCTAAACTTCTCGAACACACTATCGTTGAGGCGCACGATGCCGCCACGGGAAAGCTTGATGCCGTTCGGCTAGCTGAGACTTTGGGATTTTCCACTGAGGAAATGGCTCAGATTCTCAAGCGCACCTCTCGCGGTTTAAGGAAAAACCCAGATTCAGACAAACTTCAAGATGATATGGTCAGACTAGAGAGTCTGATCGTGCGGTTGCGCTATCTGCTTGATGGGTCGATCGAGTACGTTCGCATCTGGTTGCGATCGCCCCATCCTATACTTGGGGGAGATACCCCCATGTCCTGTCTGCTTGAAAGAAAGCTGGAGTCGGTTGAACTACTGGTACACGCTATGGAGACTGGACAGCCTCTTTAA
- a CDS encoding glycosyltransferase family 4 protein has protein sequence MHIAWLGKKSPFCGNVTYSREITNALLDGGHQVSFLHFAQDSDPENWPECAEVSLPFLYKSQVYTIPTPKSSKVLMESLRNLKPDLIHASLTLSPLDFLLPEICEQLNLPLIATFHTPYARKGATIKSGTQFLAYQLYSPFLANYDRVIVFSEIQRELLVKMGVPTTKVAVIPNGVDVQKYSPGPSNLKSEFNAKRIFVYQGRIAQEKNVEALLKAWQISKMGPDCKLLIVGDGPLRPSLEPFYDSEYGIVWMGFLADEQRRIEILRGSDVFILPSLAEGLSLSLLEAMACGVACVATDVGADGEVLEGGCGVVINPQRVKTELQTLLPLLRDHPDFTIRLGLHARARVLERYTLNNNIAQLEKLYEQVLQQRRFTYSRRA, from the coding sequence CTGCACATCGCTTGGCTTGGAAAAAAATCACCCTTTTGCGGCAATGTCACCTATAGTCGGGAAATTACCAACGCTTTGCTAGACGGGGGACACCAGGTTAGCTTCCTCCATTTTGCACAAGATTCCGACCCTGAGAATTGGCCAGAGTGTGCGGAAGTTTCCCTGCCTTTTCTTTACAAATCGCAGGTTTACACGATTCCCACACCGAAATCGAGCAAAGTCTTGATGGAATCTTTACGGAATCTCAAACCGGATCTAATTCATGCCTCTCTGACACTATCTCCGCTGGACTTCCTACTGCCGGAAATTTGCGAACAGCTAAATTTGCCTCTGATAGCAACGTTCCACACTCCCTATGCCCGCAAGGGAGCAACAATTAAATCGGGAACGCAATTTCTGGCTTATCAGCTCTACTCTCCTTTCCTGGCTAACTACGATCGAGTTATCGTCTTTTCCGAAATTCAGCGGGAGTTACTGGTTAAAATGGGCGTACCTACAACCAAGGTAGCCGTAATACCTAACGGCGTAGATGTCCAGAAGTATTCGCCTGGCCCTTCTAACCTGAAGTCAGAATTTAACGCTAAACGCATCTTCGTTTACCAAGGTCGAATTGCCCAGGAAAAAAATGTAGAAGCCTTATTAAAGGCTTGGCAAATATCAAAAATGGGGCCTGATTGCAAGTTGCTGATTGTCGGCGATGGCCCTTTGCGGCCTTCTTTAGAGCCTTTTTACGATTCTGAGTACGGCATCGTCTGGATGGGATTCTTGGCGGATGAACAACGACGGATCGAAATTCTCCGGGGATCTGATGTTTTTATACTACCTTCTTTGGCCGAAGGACTCTCTCTGTCTCTCCTGGAAGCGATGGCTTGTGGAGTAGCTTGTGTGGCTACAGATGTAGGTGCGGATGGTGAGGTTTTAGAAGGGGGATGCGGTGTAGTTATCAATCCCCAGCGGGTGAAGACGGAGTTGCAAACTCTGTTACCTTTATTACGAGATCACCCTGACTTTACGATTCGCTTGGGGCTTCACGCAAGAGCGAGAGTTCTAGAGCGCTATACCCTTAATAACAATATCGCTCAGTTGGAAAAACTCTATGAGCAGGTGTTGCAGCAGCGGAGATTTACGTATAGCCGCCGCGCTTAA